A single genomic interval of Metamycoplasma salivarium harbors:
- a CDS encoding type II toxin-antitoxin system RnlB family antitoxin, with the protein MTRKYLITKLIKNYFDSIVTLLDYDTQMTNQLKKITILSKKNGKVLIDALLYSGLDQYRFIEMNIDENGKIITDKYNYVILDQALEKTANDIIKKHPIQLKNSILTQSQIDQILNN; encoded by the coding sequence ATGACTAGAAAATATTTAATAACAAAATTAATAAAAAATTATTTCGATTCAATTGTAACTTTGCTAGACTATGATACGCAGATGACAAATCAACTAAAAAAAATAACCATTCTTTCAAAAAAGAATGGAAAAGTTTTAATAGATGCTCTTTTGTATTCGGGATTAGATCAATATAGATTTATTGAAATGAATATAGATGAAAATGGAAAAATTATAACAGATAAATACAATTATGTTATCTTAGATCAAGCTCTTGAAAAAACTGCAAATGATATAATCAAAAAACATCCTATTCAATTAAAAAATTCTATATTAACACAGTCTCAAATTGATCAAATTTTAAATAACTAA
- a CDS encoding ABC transporter permease subunit, whose protein sequence is MENSKLNDNLFKFVKVKPKPSSLTNETTEKKLFWKRFFEKKSNIFSLVFFLIIAFGIIFALFFIKYSPTKPISNFSYTNNLPSQYSQIVKRTFEKGAELDFIREIARLEKIRANYLGQAPIFEILYDSAFDSGGELTTTTDIVILYYNPYDLIKAININNNLNITTSKFILGTNNFGVDIYSRIFSSIIFTILIIFAALVINIFVGFSLAALTTLNENKWYAKIIDSISSIIHSLPEIIWIFLLCIFMGTNWWALLLSFVLISWTSFYEVSKNEIKELSNSEFIIALNSIGLSKIQITYKHLFNLILPSHLVLLSDRFSINMLIVSSLVFLELIVSSSNLNIGTILKEAISMTKTNVSYIVIFASIVILFTLSLKLFSVSLSITYNPQIK, encoded by the coding sequence ATGGAAAATAGCAAATTAAATGATAATTTATTTAAGTTTGTTAAAGTTAAACCAAAGCCATCTTCTCTAACAAATGAAACAACTGAAAAAAAGCTATTTTGAAAGCGTTTTTTTGAAAAAAAATCAAACATTTTTTCTTTAGTTTTCTTCCTAATAATTGCCTTTGGAATTATTTTTGCATTATTTTTTATTAAATATTCTCCAACAAAACCTATTTCAAATTTTTCTTATACAAATAATTTACCTTCGCAATATTCACAAATTGTTAAAAGAACATTCGAAAAAGGTGCTGAACTAGATTTTATTCGTGAAATTGCTAGACTAGAAAAAATTAGAGCAAACTATTTAGGACAAGCGCCAATTTTTGAAATCTTATACGATTCAGCTTTTGACTCTGGTGGTGAACTCACTACAACAACTGATATTGTTATTTTATATTACAACCCATATGATTTAATTAAAGCAATTAACATTAACAACAATTTAAACATAACAACATCTAAATTTATTTTAGGAACTAATAATTTTGGAGTTGATATTTATTCAAGAATTTTTAGCTCAATTATTTTTACAATTCTTATTATTTTTGCTGCATTAGTAATTAACATTTTTGTTGGTTTTAGTTTAGCTGCGCTTACTACATTAAATGAAAATAAATGATATGCAAAAATCATTGATAGCATAAGTAGCATCATTCACTCTTTACCTGAAATTATTTGAATATTTTTATTATGTATTTTTATGGGTACAAATTGATGAGCATTACTACTATCATTTGTTTTAATTTCATGAACATCATTTTATGAAGTTTCAAAAAATGAAATTAAAGAACTATCAAATTCTGAATTTATTATTGCTTTAAATTCAATCGGATTAAGCAAAATACAAATTACTTATAAACATTTATTTAATTTAATATTGCCTTCACATTTAGTTTTGCTAAGTGATAGATTTTCAATCAATATGTTAATTGTTTCATCATTAGTTTTCTTAGAGCTAATTGTTTCATCAAGCAATTTAAACATCGGAACTATTTTAAAAGAAGCAATTAGTATGACTAAAACCAATGTTTCTTATATAGTGATTTTTGCTTCTATAGTAATTCTATTTACTTTATCATTAAAATTATTTAGTGTTTCATTATCTATAACTTATAACCCTCAAATTAAATAA
- a CDS encoding PP2C family protein-serine/threonine phosphatase, with translation MTNKIKKQAERHNMEYCFKSDKGLVRPENQDRVGVVVKGKWVLAILCDGMGGHYGGAKAASVTLDAFETYFNNNFPVNIDYKDKKTINAWFNDALAVIKKALQKVAFDDPTFADMGTTLTAALIYPSEKHIYVFNIGDSRTYIYNGLLYQVTEDQNVQNQLINEGMKPHEAMHHPWANKLTSCLGPNKVMTPNGNVYNKESNAQYVILTSDGLHDWVEKPLFERTIQSKSLSLEEKADSLINFAKKNMSNDNMSIVLVEI, from the coding sequence ATGACCAACAAAATCAAGAAGCAGGCAGAAAGGCATAATATGGAATATTGTTTTAAGTCTGACAAAGGTTTAGTAAGGCCCGAAAATCAAGATCGAGTTGGAGTTGTTGTTAAAGGCAAATGAGTTTTAGCTATTTTATGTGATGGTATGGGCGGACATTATGGAGGGGCAAAAGCTGCCTCTGTAACTTTGGACGCTTTTGAAACTTATTTTAATAACAATTTTCCAGTAAATATTGATTATAAAGACAAAAAAACAATTAATGCTTGATTTAATGATGCATTAGCAGTAATAAAAAAAGCATTACAAAAGGTTGCTTTTGATGATCCAACTTTTGCAGATATGGGGACAACCCTAACTGCTGCTTTAATATATCCTTCTGAAAAACACATTTATGTATTTAACATTGGTGATTCAAGAACTTATATCTATAATGGACTGTTATATCAAGTTACTGAAGATCAAAATGTTCAAAATCAATTAATTAATGAAGGTATGAAACCACATGAAGCAATGCATCATCCTTGAGCTAATAAATTAACCAGTTGTTTAGGCCCTAATAAGGTTATGACCCCTAATGGTAATGTGTATAACAAAGAATCTAATGCTCAATATGTGATTTTAACAAGTGATGGACTTCATGATTGAGTTGAAAAACCTTTGTTTGAACGAACTATTCAATCAAAAAGCTTATCATTAGAAGAAAAAGCAGATAGTTTGATTAATTTTGCAAAAAAGAATATGTCAAATGACAATATGTCAATAGTTTTGGTGGAGATATAA
- a CDS encoding MYPU_1760 family metalloprotease, whose product MKKLLKQSLNKKIGLFALGSSFFILGAPLVLSSCWLTDWLNKNNNSNNKGNAENHNPIYYNQRYDLTTKQKNPNYKVGELTFVEYPYAKKSDGTYLYFFGSQGLKQLSQKFLEKANFGPEITEIKEVTINKNYDKTIDTNQLNGFYTPHNNEIALFTKHIVANGTRYVDWSYETIDKKVNMVLPTLIHEYTHHIANIYNNSGKKTDLNYYSPNDENGLVYKMKNSLGQIDDRVAENYTNNKKFVDEFREALNYKHHTTYDEKLLANSDLFDNNNVFRTISSWELFEWANIKDTKINPITFSKFANNFDFQNYTWNNRYSPLQFQGRVSLNRVEYLYSFEELIPREFLKMTYNPDVEGISLSGENTLWFYDAWSKPYVSAYGEDIIRNGIRYIVSPNWVFDTQLKMFKNANGEIPFSNLVKYQNLKKLFKAYVDLMGYGLPISYMGNSKTLALDNNVATDLKSTNFGGYLKSSQVDMSNQQYLRIGNKDYKISIFKNNFVAKPEYVNYTISKSNMFNPHSLLGYENYEYSYITEPIQTSTVFQNYFGSKFDVKLWTDKNNNKQFDVGEEVSQFNNVKNYTRLNEIKRSIINLRKYLETNSVSEGLNRSYKLDLTSDDGINYKYKLMKY is encoded by the coding sequence ATGAAGAAACTACTAAAACAAAGTTTAAATAAAAAAATAGGACTATTTGCTTTAGGTTCTTCATTTTTTATTTTAGGAGCGCCTTTAGTTTTATCTTCTTGTTGACTTACAGATTGACTTAATAAAAATAATAATAGCAATAACAAAGGTAATGCTGAAAACCATAACCCTATTTATTACAACCAAAGATATGATCTAACTACAAAACAAAAAAATCCAAATTATAAAGTTGGTGAACTTACTTTTGTAGAATATCCTTATGCTAAAAAATCTGATGGAACTTATTTATATTTTTTTGGTAGTCAAGGATTAAAACAATTGTCACAAAAGTTTTTGGAAAAAGCTAATTTTGGTCCAGAAATTACTGAAATAAAAGAAGTAACTATCAATAAAAATTATGATAAAACAATTGATACTAACCAATTAAATGGTTTTTATACTCCTCATAATAATGAAATTGCACTATTTACCAAGCACATTGTTGCTAATGGTACAAGATATGTTGATTGAAGTTATGAAACAATTGATAAAAAAGTTAATATGGTTTTGCCTACTCTAATTCATGAATATACTCATCATATTGCAAACATTTATAATAATTCAGGTAAAAAAACTGATTTAAATTACTATTCACCAAATGATGAAAATGGTCTAGTCTATAAAATGAAAAATAGTTTAGGTCAAATTGATGATAGAGTTGCAGAAAACTATACTAACAATAAAAAGTTTGTTGATGAATTTAGAGAAGCTTTAAATTACAAACATCATACAACCTATGATGAAAAACTTCTTGCAAACAGTGACCTATTTGATAATAACAATGTTTTTAGAACAATAAGCTCCTGAGAATTATTTGAGTGAGCAAATATCAAAGACACTAAAATTAATCCAATAACTTTTAGCAAATTTGCGAACAACTTTGATTTTCAAAATTACACTTGAAATAATAGATATTCCCCATTGCAATTTCAAGGTCGCGTTAGTTTAAATAGAGTTGAATATTTATATTCTTTTGAAGAATTAATACCACGTGAATTTTTAAAAATGACATATAATCCAGATGTTGAAGGTATAAGCCTTTCGGGTGAAAATACTTTGTGATTTTATGATGCATGATCAAAACCATATGTTTCCGCTTATGGGGAAGATATTATAAGAAATGGTATACGTTATATTGTTTCGCCAAATTGAGTTTTTGATACACAATTAAAGATGTTTAAAAATGCTAATGGTGAAATACCATTTAGTAATTTAGTGAAATACCAAAACCTAAAAAAATTATTCAAAGCATATGTGGATTTAATGGGTTATGGTCTGCCAATTAGTTATATGGGCAATTCAAAAACCTTAGCACTCGATAATAATGTTGCCACTGATTTAAAATCAACTAATTTTGGTGGTTATTTAAAATCCTCTCAAGTTGATATGTCAAATCAACAATATCTAAGAATAGGAAATAAAGACTATAAAATTAGCATTTTTAAAAATAACTTTGTTGCAAAACCTGAGTATGTTAATTACACTATTTCAAAATCTAATATGTTTAACCCACATTCTTTATTAGGTTATGAAAATTATGAATATTCTTACATCACTGAACCAATACAAACTTCAACAGTTTTTCAAAATTATTTTGGTTCAAAATTTGATGTTAAATTATGAACTGATAAAAACAATAATAAACAATTTGATGTAGGTGAGGAAGTTTCACAATTTAATAATGTTAAAAACTACACAAGATTAAATGAAATTAAACGTTCAATTATTAATTTAAGAAAATATCTTGAAACTAATTCTGTAAGTGAAGGACTTAACCGTTCTTATAAATTAGATCTTACAAGTGATGATGGAATAAATTACAAATATAAATTAATGAAATACTAA
- a CDS encoding ABC transporter permease subunit: MKAKIKYIFIRLAIYLAIFIVATLLIFFIVNLLLQNQIKKTLAVYSQIEFNLGLRFLHWLSRFFTANGKIYSSELNVTNSSISGLFFNQFKITLLFTGLIYIFSIILGNVLGVVAGYKFSKAPDITINIIVSFFAALPLIIIAIIALSTASLFGYPSQYLREYSFASLFVPIMVTSFGTISLFFVRARKTTKEVITSNYYIFAKSLGYNKSQLIRKILIKQLLINQLQAIIPFYIILLSTSIVIERIFSIPGQSIFLSYAFKNAEIDLIMFFFMFSLLVLLISKFVLATLLDYINPMQKSSYFNDFAFIKPRKEKKWKIAN, translated from the coding sequence ATGAAAGCAAAAATCAAATATATTTTTATTCGTTTAGCAATATATTTAGCAATTTTTATTGTCGCTACTTTACTTATCTTTTTTATAGTTAATTTACTACTACAAAATCAAATCAAGAAAACATTGGCTGTATATTCTCAAATTGAATTTAATTTAGGTTTAAGGTTTTTACATTGACTTTCTCGCTTTTTTACAGCTAATGGCAAAATCTATAGTTCTGAACTAAATGTTACAAATTCTTCAATTTCTGGTTTATTTTTTAACCAATTCAAAATAACTTTATTGTTTACTGGACTAATTTATATTTTCTCAATCATTTTAGGAAATGTATTAGGTGTTGTTGCAGGTTATAAATTTTCTAAAGCACCTGATATTACAATTAATATCATTGTTTCATTTTTTGCAGCATTACCTTTAATTATTATTGCTATTATTGCATTAAGTACAGCAAGTTTATTTGGTTATCCTTCGCAATATTTAAGAGAATATTCTTTTGCCTCATTATTTGTTCCAATTATGGTAACCTCTTTTGGAACCATTTCTTTATTTTTTGTTCGTGCTAGAAAAACAACAAAAGAAGTAATTACAAGCAATTACTATATTTTTGCAAAAAGTTTAGGTTATAATAAATCTCAATTAATTAGAAAAATATTAATCAAACAACTTTTAATTAATCAATTACAAGCAATTATTCCTTTTTATATTATCTTGCTATCAACTTCAATTGTTATTGAAAGAATTTTTTCAATTCCTGGTCAAAGTATCTTTTTATCATATGCATTTAAAAATGCAGAAATTGATTTAATTATGTTTTTCTTTATGTTTAGCTTGCTTGTTTTACTAATCTCAAAATTTGTTTTAGCAACACTATTAGATTACATAAACCCAATGCAAAAATCTAGTTATTTTAATGATTTTGCATTTATTAAACCTAGAAAGGAGAAAAAATGGAAAATAGCAAATTAA
- the gmk gene encoding guanylate kinase, which translates to MSESKKDRKLIIFTGPSGVGKGTIEKRLFENKDLKLKLSVSVTTRHPREGEIDGVHYYFVSQDTFDACLADNKLIEYSLHFDNYYGTLYSEIDRIIAQKRIPFLEIETNGAAQIISKYKAHKKEDEIVSIFLMPPSFKELEHRIIGRNTESKSVIEKRLAKAKEEIGQSNLFEYIVINNDVDQTVSEIEAIIKKEFAHILEDNDQQNQEAGRKA; encoded by the coding sequence ATGAGTGAAAGTAAAAAAGATAGAAAACTAATAATTTTTACTGGGCCTTCTGGTGTTGGAAAAGGTACTATCGAAAAAAGATTATTTGAAAATAAAGATTTAAAACTTAAACTTTCTGTTTCAGTCACCACTCGTCATCCTCGTGAAGGTGAAATTGATGGTGTTCATTATTATTTTGTTTCACAAGATACTTTTGATGCTTGTTTAGCTGATAATAAATTAATTGAATACTCACTTCATTTTGATAATTATTATGGAACTTTATATTCAGAAATTGACCGTATTATTGCTCAAAAAAGAATTCCATTTTTAGAAATTGAAACTAATGGAGCAGCACAAATTATTAGCAAATATAAAGCTCATAAAAAGGAAGACGAAATTGTTTCAATTTTTTTAATGCCACCTTCATTTAAAGAATTAGAGCATCGTATTATTGGAAGAAACACCGAATCAAAAAGTGTTATCGAGAAACGTTTAGCAAAAGCTAAAGAAGAAATTGGACAATCAAACTTATTTGAATACATTGTTATTAATAATGATGTTGATCAAACTGTTAGCGAAATTGAAGCAATTATTAAAAAAGAATTTGCTCATATTTTAGAAGATAATGACCAACAAAATCAAGAAGCAGGCAGAAAGGCATAA
- the rsmD gene encoding 16S rRNA (guanine(966)-N(2))-methyltransferase RsmD: MLRIIAGKYRSRLILQPSAKTTRPTVDRAREAIFSSIQFDIENKRFLDLFSGSGSFCLEALSRNALNAVAIEKDSEVFKILNQNKTLLKEKNLQTYNIDAISYLNNCDEKFDYIYLDPPYKISNILSECLILIKNKNILNANGTILIETNLATLDFFALGYETFKLKKYGKIYIYYLRYVNI, translated from the coding sequence ATGCTAAGAATTATTGCAGGAAAATACCGTTCAAGATTGATTTTGCAACCTAGTGCAAAAACAACAAGACCAACAGTTGATAGAGCAAGAGAAGCTATCTTTTCAAGTATTCAATTCGATATTGAAAATAAAAGATTTTTAGACTTATTTTCTGGAAGTGGAAGTTTTTGTTTAGAAGCATTATCACGCAATGCATTAAATGCAGTTGCTATTGAAAAAGATAGTGAGGTTTTTAAGATTCTAAATCAAAATAAAACCTTGCTTAAAGAGAAAAATTTGCAAACCTACAACATTGATGCAATTTCATATTTGAATAATTGCGATGAGAAGTTTGACTATATTTATTTAGACCCGCCCTATAAAATTTCAAATATATTAAGTGAATGTTTAATTTTAATCAAAAATAAGAACATTTTAAACGCTAATGGAACTATATTAATTGAAACAAATTTAGCTACTTTAGACTTTTTTGCATTGGGTTATGAAACTTTTAAACTTAAAAAGTATGGTAAAATTTATATTTACTATTTAAGATATGTAAATATCTAA
- a CDS encoding lipoprotein 17-related variable surface protein, translated as MKKVAKILTITTASVLSVAAIGAITAILIHRRNQRYLVNLNKIVNQTNPILKNKDNLNKKASELKEEDIAFENNEKFQGEVRKLEFNDYDGILKVTYRLVYKVGFKTLISQSIVKQIVGFKTLPQIEKDEIDKEKATIKESLDKEIESSTISLKDTIDKAKTLPKKINYSDIEFSKTNNKDFLYRLKEIVANDKTGTLAVSYYLIYYYKKTDQFIESKVITKTILGFNTYGNILSSELKKVTMQLNIANEEKTKNLASSFLTKNNLATFSNYDHTKFELITHYSHDDILGKLVVKYHLKSLEFDEQSEEIIKEYDGFLTYEQFLISKTKGRLNTYQNSLKNLQIKKDQNQSSLLPSQVTKEMFETTYDNNISLEITNISKQNDPEGTVDVTFRLKTKIKELNDKEVTSEEKTVTLNNFQNTNATSEPDFQTVKSELDNLAKTKVTFDVRNVDKAVTLPSKVTDENIKETLNGIDNSTYTLHKSFQKNDALGTIDIIYYLSKMHNGKKIFSSQFVMTINGFSNLENHLFNEEKARINQLVSDQSNLNFSNFENKENSLPSELKNNKLMLDKNKSLLKDLKLEYEIDANDDEGKLTLKYWFVSQKFENLKSDVQMKTYSLMNAKTRELNNKINNLVPKIKQSVKAYDLKSFKKLFIEKIKLKEVIDKNKLLDLLDLGVDKSQIEITDLNTIKVYEENNSYFMKIKLRFIDRSNKSIEKEIIFDLSKHLWTNFIESWQNNISVNKKESELEKYEQTFAKDMDHKLANQMIEFNNLDNQINELKNKFTLKNQFVSYEYVFSSKDNENGKVTFKIKYVVKYGDNVLTGETKEYTLAGFRTEQSYKLYQQDLKKETERLERVFQNMNDPKINDKNMFPSDVTDSMFTWSGEGFDINTEKPVVENKEFDDNKGRLNVTWHLSSANMRLKSARSESKTNPILYFWKTESKIDSKLEELSKVFIEKYKKRVDELMLSSKDKFLPVIRDKATSKIKEFLLGEMLTKIVKTAKQSTKPYYSVFGIDNPKVDEVFESHLNLAFTRLNDLMHLYIACINWGYEHRKDDTGSIGFWLYITQHVVRYNNIRPFVTNTFKYFGSTVHELVDNLVKEKIENDEKLKEIKEKLSENTLKTTNFAAKYLSEMPWDWVFNGDDVVGKPKFTVQDDLKNDSDARGGYIWLIFRNGWWKIFNTDKYRKKLSNLVSSDSTLSDSQKKNIIEQGKKLLAPVLRTIDVYSEFIKNEILYNVVKIASDVAKAV; from the coding sequence ATGAAGAAAGTAGCGAAAATTTTAACAATTACAACTGCTTCTGTTTTATCAGTTGCTGCTATTGGAGCTATAACTGCTATTTTAATTCATAGAAGAAATCAAAGATATTTAGTAAATCTCAATAAGATAGTAAACCAAACTAATCCTATTCTAAAAAACAAAGATAATCTAAATAAAAAAGCTAGTGAACTTAAAGAAGAAGATATTGCATTTGAAAACAATGAAAAATTTCAAGGTGAAGTTAGAAAACTAGAATTTAATGATTATGATGGAATTTTAAAAGTTACTTATCGTTTAGTTTACAAAGTTGGTTTTAAAACTTTGATTTCACAGTCAATTGTTAAACAAATTGTTGGGTTTAAAACTTTACCTCAAATTGAAAAGGATGAAATTGATAAAGAAAAGGCAACTATAAAAGAATCTCTTGATAAAGAAATAGAATCATCAACTATTTCATTAAAAGATACAATTGACAAAGCAAAAACTTTACCAAAAAAAATTAATTATTCAGACATTGAATTTTCAAAGACTAATAATAAAGATTTTTTATATCGTCTAAAAGAAATTGTTGCTAATGACAAAACTGGAACTTTAGCAGTTAGCTATTATTTAATTTATTACTACAAAAAAACTGATCAGTTCATTGAATCAAAAGTAATTACTAAAACAATTTTAGGTTTTAACACATATGGAAATATTTTGAGTTCTGAATTAAAAAAAGTCACTATGCAATTAAATATTGCTAATGAAGAAAAGACTAAAAATTTAGCTTCGAGCTTTTTAACAAAAAATAATCTTGCAACATTTAGTAATTATGATCATACAAAATTTGAATTAATAACTCATTATTCGCATGATGACATTTTAGGTAAATTAGTTGTTAAGTATCATTTAAAAAGTTTGGAATTTGATGAACAAAGTGAAGAAATTATCAAGGAATATGATGGATTTTTAACTTATGAACAGTTTTTAATTAGTAAAACTAAAGGTAGATTAAATACATACCAAAACAGTTTAAAAAATCTTCAAATTAAAAAAGACCAAAACCAAAGTTCATTATTACCTTCTCAAGTTACAAAAGAGATGTTTGAAACTACATATGACAATAATATATCTTTAGAAATCACAAACATTTCCAAACAAAACGACCCAGAAGGAACAGTTGATGTTACTTTTAGATTAAAAACAAAAATTAAAGAATTAAATGACAAAGAAGTAACAAGCGAAGAAAAGACAGTTACTTTAAATAATTTTCAAAATACAAATGCAACAAGCGAACCTGACTTTCAAACAGTAAAATCCGAATTGGATAATTTAGCTAAAACTAAAGTTACATTTGATGTAAGAAATGTTGACAAAGCTGTAACTTTACCTTCAAAAGTTACTGATGAAAATATTAAAGAAACATTAAATGGGATTGATAACTCAACTTATACATTACATAAATCATTTCAAAAAAATGATGCTTTAGGAACAATTGATATTATTTATTATCTTTCTAAAATGCATAATGGAAAAAAGATATTCTCAAGTCAATTTGTTATGACAATCAATGGGTTTAGTAATTTAGAAAATCATTTATTTAATGAAGAAAAAGCGAGAATTAATCAACTTGTTAGTGATCAATCGAACCTTAATTTTTCAAACTTTGAAAACAAAGAAAATAGTCTACCTTCAGAATTAAAAAACAACAAACTTATGTTGGATAAAAATAAATCATTACTTAAAGATTTAAAACTTGAATATGAAATAGATGCAAATGATGATGAAGGCAAACTAACTTTAAAATATTGATTTGTCTCTCAAAAATTTGAAAATCTAAAATCAGATGTTCAAATGAAAACATATAGTTTAATGAATGCAAAAACTAGGGAATTGAACAACAAAATTAATAATCTAGTTCCTAAAATTAAACAAAGTGTTAAAGCATATGATTTAAAATCATTTAAAAAATTATTTATCGAAAAAATTAAACTTAAAGAAGTTATTGATAAAAATAAATTACTCGATTTATTAGATTTAGGTGTTGATAAAAGTCAAATTGAAATTACCGATTTAAACACGATTAAGGTATATGAGGAAAATAACTCTTATTTTATGAAAATAAAACTAAGATTTATTGATAGAAGCAATAAATCAATTGAAAAAGAAATCATTTTTGATTTGTCAAAACATTTATGGACTAATTTTATTGAATCTTGACAAAATAATATTTCTGTTAATAAAAAAGAGTCTGAGCTTGAAAAATATGAACAAACTTTTGCAAAAGATATGGATCATAAATTGGCAAATCAGATGATTGAATTTAATAATTTAGATAATCAAATCAATGAATTAAAAAACAAATTTACTTTAAAAAATCAATTTGTTTCATATGAATATGTTTTTAGTTCTAAAGATAATGAAAACGGAAAAGTGACTTTTAAAATCAAATATGTTGTTAAATATGGAGACAATGTTTTAACTGGGGAAACTAAAGAATACACGCTAGCAGGGTTTAGAACTGAACAATCTTATAAACTTTATCAACAAGATTTGAAAAAAGAAACCGAAAGATTAGAAAGAGTCTTTCAAAATATGAATGATCCAAAAATTAATGATAAAAATATGTTTCCTTCAGATGTAACAGATTCAATGTTTACATGAAGTGGAGAAGGTTTTGATATTAACACTGAAAAACCGGTTGTTGAAAACAAAGAATTTGATGACAATAAAGGTAGACTAAATGTAACTTGACATTTATCTAGTGCTAATATGAGACTTAAAAGCGCCAGAAGTGAAAGCAAAACTAATCCGATTCTATATTTTTGAAAAACCGAAAGCAAGATTGATTCAAAACTTGAAGAGTTAAGTAAAGTTTTTATTGAAAAATATAAGAAGAGAGTTGATGAATTAATGTTATCATCTAAAGATAAATTTTTACCCGTTATTAGAGATAAAGCAACTTCAAAAATCAAAGAGTTTTTATTGGGTGAAATGCTAACTAAAATTGTTAAAACCGCAAAACAATCAACAAAACCTTATTACTCAGTTTTTGGGATAGATAATCCTAAAGTAGATGAAGTTTTTGAGTCACACTTAAATTTAGCATTTACTAGACTTAATGATTTAATGCATTTGTATATTGCATGCATTAATTGAGGATATGAACATCGTAAAGATGATACTGGTTCAATTGGATTTTGATTGTATATTACGCAACACGTTGTACGTTATAACAATATAAGACCTTTTGTTACAAATACTTTTAAATATTTTGGAAGCACAGTACATGAGTTAGTTGACAATCTTGTTAAAGAAAAGATTGAAAATGATGAAAAATTAAAAGAGATTAAAGAAAAACTTTCTGAAAATACGTTAAAAACAACCAATTTTGCTGCTAAATATTTATCAGAAATGCCTTGAGATTGAGTTTTTAATGGAGATGATGTTGTAGGGAAACCTAAATTTACTGTTCAAGATGATTTAAAAAATGACTCTGATGCAAGAGGCGGATATATTTGATTAATTTTTCGTAATGGTTGATGAAAAATTTTTAATACTGACAAGTATAGAAAAAAACTTTCTAATTTAGTTTCAAGTGATTCAACTTTATCTGATAGTCAAAAGAAAAACATCATAGAACAAGGCAAAAAATTATTAGCACCTGTACTTAGAACTATAGATGTTTATTCAGAATTTATTAAAAATGAGATTTTATATAATGTTGTAAAAATTGCAAGTGATGTCGCAAAAGCAGTTTAG